The following are encoded in a window of Corvus moneduloides isolate bCorMon1 chromosome 26, bCorMon1.pri, whole genome shotgun sequence genomic DNA:
- the TBKBP1 gene encoding TANK-binding kinase 1-binding protein 1 isoform X1, which produces MDSMFEDDISILTQEALGPDEDWLDSPNTDLSGEMCSASHFALITAYDDIKNRLTGLERENSTLKRRLKMYEVKYPLIGEFGEEHIFSLYEAKETSLLKSEKASLQQQLNQFQHELQKSKEREEQLEEMIQAYEKLCVEKADLETELGEMRALVETHLSRIRSLEQQLRQRDGGAFPGLGTQDVPFITLHPNPGLSHVLERAGGWQSRGLEAPARLEAELEAARQENQRAQHREEHLKAECERLQAELKHLRDTREQEQSERDMAWVKKVGDDQVNLALAYTELTEELCRLRNLSSLQSQILRALLQEKSLNGGQRHSPLSQCHSPAQQRRSPAPQCPSPAPPGRSQCQSPALQRRSPGPPSQSPAQQRRSPAPGPCQSPAQQRRSPVPPPSQSPAQQRRSPAPPPPPCPSPTSASPHRLPGERMELGYAKPSSRHIKAGFQGRRSYSEVTNVALYQQSRSLWLQPEASTLPKHRPYGEVYLGGAGAPLSAHEPFEEHVRFEKQSSDEEEWALPSPPSPEAGAIRCASFCAGFPVPDADAVHRTAAAYARAEHAQSWPSINLLLETVDSEVRSCPLCQLAFPIGYPDDALVKHIDSHLENSKI; this is translated from the exons ATGGACTCCATGTTCGAGGACGACATCAGCATCCTGACGCAGGAGGCGCTGGGGCCGGACGAGGACTGGCTGGACAGCCCCAACACCGACCTCTCGGGCGAGATGTGCTCGGCCTCGCACTTCGCCCTCATCACCGCCTACGACGACATCAAGAACCGGCTCAcggggctggagagggagaaCTCCACGCTCAAGCGCCGGCTCAAGATGTACGAGGTCAAG TACCCCCTGATCGGCGAGTTCGGAGAGGAGCACATCTTCTCCCTCTACGAGGCCAAGGAGACGTCGCTGCTCAAGAGCGAGAAGGCGtcgctgcagcagcagctcaaccAGTTCCAGCACGAG CTGCAGAAGAGTAAAGAgcgggaggagcagctggaggagatgaTCCAGGCGTACGAGAAGCTGTGCGTGGAGAAGGCCGACCTGGAGACCGAGCTGGGAGAGATG CGGGCGCTGGTGGAGACGCATCTGAGCCGCATCcggagcctggagcagcagctgcggCAGCGCGACGGCGGCGCCTTCCCCGGGCTGGGCACCCAGGACGTGCCTTTCATCACCCTGCACCCCAACCCCGGCCTGAGCCACG TGCTGGAGCGCGCCGGGGGCTGGCAGAGCCGCGGGCTGGAGGCGCCGGCGCggctggaggctgagctggaggcGGCGCGCCAGGAGAACCAGCGCGCCCAGCACCGCGAGGAGCATCTCAAGGCGGAATGCGAGAGGCTGCAGGCGGAGCTGAAGCACCTGCGGGACACCCGGGAGCAG gagcagTCGGAGCGGGACATGGCCTGGGTGAAGAAGGTGGGCGACGACCA GGTGAACCTGGCGCTGGCCTACACGGAGCtgacagaggagctgtgccGCCTGCGGaacctcagctccctgcagagccagatCCTGCGGGcgctgctgcaggaaaagagcCTCAACGGCG GCCAGCGCCACTCCCCGCTGTCCCAGTGCCACTCGCCAGCCCAGCAGCGCCGCTCGCCCGCCCCGCAGTGCCCCTCGCCCGCTCCGCCGGGACGCTCCCAGTGCCAATCTCCCGCCCTCCAACGCCGCTcgccgggacccccgagccAATCTCCGGCCCAGCAGCGCCGCTCGCCAGCCCCCGGCCCTTGCCAGTCCCCTGCCCAGCAGCGCCGCTCCCCGGTGCCACCCCCCAGCCAGTCGCCCGCCCAGCAGCGCCGCTCGCCAGCGCCGCCTCCACCCCCCTGCCCGTCGCCAACCTCGGCGTCCCCGCACCGCCTGCCCGGCGAGAGGATGGAGCTGGGCTACGCCAAACCCTCGAGCCGCCACATCAAAGCCGGCTTCCAGGGCCGCCGCAGCTACTCGGAGGTGACCAACGTGGCCCTGTACCAGCAGAGCCGCTCGCTCTGGCTCCAGCCCGAAGCCTCCACGCTCCCCAAGCACCGGCCCTACGGCGAGGTTTATCTGGGGGGCGCGGGGGCCCCGCTGAGCGCCCACGAGCCTTTCGAGGAGCACGTGCGCTTCGAGAAGCAGTCGTCGGACGAGGAGGAGTGGGCGCTGCCCAGCCCGCCCAGCCCCGAGGCCGGGGCCATCCGCTGCGCCTCCTTCTGCGCCGGCTTCCCCGTGCCCGACGCCGACGCCGTGCACCGGACGGCGGCCGCCTACGCCCGGGCCGAGCACGCCCAGTCCTGGCCTTCCATCAAC ctgctgctggagacgGTGGACTCGGAGGTGCGGAGCTGCCCGCTGTGCCAGCTGGCCTTCCCCATCGGGTACCCAGATGATGCCCTGGTCAAACACATCGACTCGCACCTGGAGAACAGCAAGATCTGA
- the TBKBP1 gene encoding TANK-binding kinase 1-binding protein 1 isoform X2 produces the protein MDSMFEDDISILTQEALGPDEDWLDSPNTDLSGEMCSASHFALITAYDDIKNRLTGLERENSTLKRRLKMYEVKYPLIGEFGEEHIFSLYEAKETSLLKSEKASLQQQLNQFQHELQKSKEREEQLEEMIQAYEKLCVEKADLETELGEMRALVETHLSRIRSLEQQLRQRDGGAFPGLGTQDVPFITLHPNPGLSHVLERAGGWQSRGLEAPARLEAELEAARQENQRAQHREEHLKAECERLQAELKHLRDTREQEQSERDMAWVKKGEPGAGLHGADRGAVPPAEPQLPAEPDPAGAAAGKEPQRRPAPLPAVPVPLASPAAPLARPAVPLARSAGTLPVPISRPPTPLAGTPEPISGPAAPLASPRPLPVPCPAAPLPGATPQPVARPAAPLASAASTPLPVANLGVPAPPARREDGAGLRQTLEPPHQSRLPGPPQLLGGDQRGPVPAEPLALAPARSLHAPQAPALRRGLSGGRGGPAERPRAFRGARALREAVVGRGGVGAAQPAQPRGRGHPLRLLLRRLPRARRRRRAPDGGRLRPGRARPVLAFHQPAAGDGGLGGAELPAVPAGLPHRVPR, from the exons ATGGACTCCATGTTCGAGGACGACATCAGCATCCTGACGCAGGAGGCGCTGGGGCCGGACGAGGACTGGCTGGACAGCCCCAACACCGACCTCTCGGGCGAGATGTGCTCGGCCTCGCACTTCGCCCTCATCACCGCCTACGACGACATCAAGAACCGGCTCAcggggctggagagggagaaCTCCACGCTCAAGCGCCGGCTCAAGATGTACGAGGTCAAG TACCCCCTGATCGGCGAGTTCGGAGAGGAGCACATCTTCTCCCTCTACGAGGCCAAGGAGACGTCGCTGCTCAAGAGCGAGAAGGCGtcgctgcagcagcagctcaaccAGTTCCAGCACGAG CTGCAGAAGAGTAAAGAgcgggaggagcagctggaggagatgaTCCAGGCGTACGAGAAGCTGTGCGTGGAGAAGGCCGACCTGGAGACCGAGCTGGGAGAGATG CGGGCGCTGGTGGAGACGCATCTGAGCCGCATCcggagcctggagcagcagctgcggCAGCGCGACGGCGGCGCCTTCCCCGGGCTGGGCACCCAGGACGTGCCTTTCATCACCCTGCACCCCAACCCCGGCCTGAGCCACG TGCTGGAGCGCGCCGGGGGCTGGCAGAGCCGCGGGCTGGAGGCGCCGGCGCggctggaggctgagctggaggcGGCGCGCCAGGAGAACCAGCGCGCCCAGCACCGCGAGGAGCATCTCAAGGCGGAATGCGAGAGGCTGCAGGCGGAGCTGAAGCACCTGCGGGACACCCGGGAGCAG gagcagTCGGAGCGGGACATGGCCTGGGTGAAGAAG GGTGAACCTGGCGCTGGCCTACACGGAGCtgacagaggagctgtgccGCCTGCGGaacctcagctccctgcagagccagatCCTGCGGGcgctgctgcaggaaaagagcCTCAACGGCG GCCAGCGCCACTCCCCGCTGTCCCAGTGCCACTCGCCAGCCCAGCAGCGCCGCTCGCCCGCCCCGCAGTGCCCCTCGCCCGCTCCGCCGGGACGCTCCCAGTGCCAATCTCCCGCCCTCCAACGCCGCTcgccgggacccccgagccAATCTCCGGCCCAGCAGCGCCGCTCGCCAGCCCCCGGCCCTTGCCAGTCCCCTGCCCAGCAGCGCCGCTCCCCGGTGCCACCCCCCAGCCAGTCGCCCGCCCAGCAGCGCCGCTCGCCAGCGCCGCCTCCACCCCCCTGCCCGTCGCCAACCTCGGCGTCCCCGCACCGCCTGCCCGGCGAGAGGATGGAGCTGGGCTACGCCAAACCCTCGAGCCGCCACATCAAAGCCGGCTTCCAGGGCCGCCGCAGCTACTCGGAGGTGACCAACGTGGCCCTGTACCAGCAGAGCCGCTCGCTCTGGCTCCAGCCCGAAGCCTCCACGCTCCCCAAGCACCGGCCCTACGGCGAGGTTTATCTGGGGGGCGCGGGGGCCCCGCTGAGCGCCCACGAGCCTTTCGAGGAGCACGTGCGCTTCGAGAAGCAGTCGTCGGACGAGGAGGAGTGGGCGCTGCCCAGCCCGCCCAGCCCCGAGGCCGGGGCCATCCGCTGCGCCTCCTTCTGCGCCGGCTTCCCCGTGCCCGACGCCGACGCCGTGCACCGGACGGCGGCCGCCTACGCCCGGGCCGAGCACGCCCAGTCCTGGCCTTCCATCAAC ctgctgctggagacgGTGGACTCGGAGGTGCGGAGCTGCCCGCTGTGCCAGCTGGCCTTCCCCATCGGGTACCCAGATGA